A region of Takifugu flavidus isolate HTHZ2018 chromosome 2, ASM371156v2, whole genome shotgun sequence DNA encodes the following proteins:
- the LOC130518902 gene encoding hatching enzyme 1.2-like: protein MTTIMTPIVLFLLFLSLTAIPPSAAQEKLGDDDESVDISAIISEANKNITAGIEDGDVAPPRKRNASPCTSRGCKWRTSRGYVRIPYVISSSYSSRERSTIIGAMNIFNRYTCVRFFQRRWWHWFFYRDYIYFTSRNGCWSYIGRQGGRQYISLQRPGCVSSGVVHHEILHALGFHHEQSRSDRDRFVTINYANIQPGRQSNFRKVQTNNLGTSYNYRSVMHYRKTTFSRNGLPTVVAKGNPNQILGSSFITYSDIIRVRRLYGCR, encoded by the exons ATGACCACCATCATGACCCCGATagtcctcttcctgctcttcctctctttgacAGCCATCCCTCCA AGTGCAGCTCAAGAGAAACTTGGAGACGATG ACGAGTCTGTTGACATCTCTGCCATCATCTCCGAAGCCAACAAGAACATTA cagcaggtatCGAAGACGGCGATGTTGCCCCACCGAGAAAAAGGAACGCGAGTCCCTGCACATCCAGAGGCTGCAAGTGGAGAACATCTCGAGGTTACGTCCGGATCCCCTACGTTATCTCCTCTTCATACT CCAGCAGAGAGCGCAGCACCATTATTGGGGCCATGAACATTTTCAACCGCTACACGTGTGTCCGATTCTtccagaggaggtggtggcacTGGTTCTTCTACCGGGACTACATCTACTTTACCTCACGAAATGG ATGTTGGTCCTACATTGGTCGTCAGGGGGGGAGGCAGTACATCTCCCTGCAGCGCCCCGGTTGTGTGAGCTCAGGGGTGGTGCATCATGAAATTCTCCACGCTCTGGGCTTCCACCATGAGCAATCCCGCTCTGACAGAGATAGATTCGTGACCATCAACTACGCCAACATTCAGCCAG gAAGACAGAGCAACTTCAGAAAAGTGCAAACAAACAACTTGGGCACTAGCTATAACTACCGCTCGGTCATGCATTACAGGaa GACTACTTTCTCCAGAAATGGCCTGCCAACTGTTGTTGCTAAGGGCAATCCAAATCAGATCCTTGGATCCTCATTCATCACGTATTCTGACATCATCCGTGTGAGACGGCTGTATGGATGCA GATGA
- the LOC130518910 gene encoding hatching enzyme 1.2-like isoform X2 — protein sequence MTTIVIPFLLLILTLTAVPPSAAQDEIEDESSDVTEIIAKVNENIEQGIEHGDVAIPRVRNADPCTATGCKWPKSGRYVYVPIVISSSYSTSQRNIIIRALLTFHQRTCIRFVWRRWWHRNYLYFFSGSGCWSYIGRQRRGQAVSLKAQGCLYTGTVQHEVLHALGFHHEQARSDRDTYITILTQNIQSGAIGNFAKVQTNNLGTPYDYNSVMHYSKYAFSSNGQPTLIAKSDPNQVLGSRYMSANDVARVNRLYQC from the exons ATGACCACCATTGTGATtccgtttctcctcctcatcctcactttGACAGCCGTTCCTCCA AGTGCAGCCCAGGATGAAATTGAAG ACGAGTCTTCGGATGTTACCGAGATCATCGCAAAGGTTAACGAAAACATAG AACAAGGAATTGAGCACGGCGACGTTGCCATTCCCCGAGTCAGGAATGCAGACCCCTGCACTGCCACGGGATGCAAATGGCCTAAAAGTGGAAGATATGTCTACGTTCCTATAGTTATCTCCTCTTCATACT CAACCTCGCAGCGTAACATCATCATTCGTGCCCTGTTGACTTTCCATCAACGCACCTGCATCCGCTTTGTCTGGAGGAGATGGTGGCACAGAAACTACCTGTACTTCTTCTCTGGAAGCGG GTGTTGGTCCTACATCGGTCGCCAGAGACGAGGACAGGCGGTCTCTCTGAAGGCTCAGGGCTGCTTGTACACCGGCACGGTGCAGCACGAAGTTCTCCACGCGCTCGGCTTCCACCATGAACAGGCCCGCTCTGACAGGGACACCTATATCACCATTCTCACCCAGAACATTCAGTCAG GAGCAATTGGAAACTTTGCCAAGGTGCAGACGAACAACTTGGGTACTCCCTATGACTACAACTCTGTCATGCATTACAGCAA GTACGCCTTCTCCAGCAATGGCCAGCCGACTCTCATCGCTAAGTCCGACCCAAACCAAGTCCTGGGATCGCGGTACATGAGCGCCAATGACGTCGCGCGCGTCAACAGACTCTACCAATGCT GA
- the LOC130518558 gene encoding protein NLRC3-like has translation MDWYEERGDSAIPVYKGHASWTPAQTSDWFPETQDRPDSPGLTCLSLKSDRSKLQTITFNNGGNTENEIPETQDRPDSPGLTCLSLKSDRSKLQTITFNNGGNTENEIPLKDKRSDSGDSSLSFSSLAPSTHSEDKPTQMYKGHRERSEVLSRRPSRDLDSVFNVLEEKIITFVRNELKALKEDLWPESSQVPKNQRREDEVVDGKEAGQRHADKDNFLKITLSFLRQMKQDQLADSLQRKSLAVICQRNLKSNLRKKFQCLFEGVPKAGEPRFLNEIYTELSISQACGEEVKDLQEFGDIEASRTTQSAPTSATCEKMFSPLFGPDGSVRTLLTKGVAGIGKTVLTQKFILDWAEEKVNQGIQLIFPFTFRELNLMKERKCSLVELLHRFFVETKEAEICRFEDFQVLFIFDGLDECRLHLDFRNSQIVTDAMEGTSVEVLLTNLIKGTLLPTARLCITTRPAAASQIPPEFIDMVAEVRGFGELQKQEYFHKKVKKREQARRIISHIETSRSLQIMCRVPVFCWISAEVLDHLLKTQDIGNFPQTLTNMYLHFLVVQTTKANEKYHTSVPTDALWNQETKKTIFTLGKLAFDNLEKGNIVFYQSDLETCGIDTKAVLIYSGLLTDMADDRTRLKQEKVFCFVHLSIQEFLAALYVLLTFINNGIDLLRKKQFPPEPCVPLQFKTNLKKLFQTAINKALHCPNGDLDLFVRFLLGLSLDTNQSVLRGLLLKAGSTSQIKKDLVKYIKKKLGECPSPERSIYLLECLNELNDQSLEEEIQQSIRPGRIFENQPSPSQWSAVAFILLSSQQQLDIFDLRTFSASDEGLLWLRPVVEASKRAVLSDSSLSSKSCQALVPVLSSKNCSLRELDLSNNDLYDAGVTLLSVGLTSPNCRLETLRLSGCHIGETGCKNLALALESNPAHLRELDLSFNHPGDSALELLSAAVKNPRWKLETLKTDHCGSCRMRPSPRQFFCQFSLDPNTAATNLMLSENNRHAALVKEKQPYPDHPDRFFNWTQVLTTEGVTGRRYWEVKWNGRVNIGVAYSRTRKSRDDYDCCLGRTAQSWCLLFSAQGCTAWHNNIPTNVSQAPSRSGRVGVYMDWSAGIVSFYSLPSSGIRTQVHLYTFHSTFTEPLFPAFGFEHLCDFGTESRFSLPAAD, from the exons CCCGGAGACGCAGGACAGGCCTGACTCACCTGGCCTCACCTGCTTGTCCTTGAAGAGCGACCGTTCTAAACTGCAGACCATCACCTTTAACAATGGAGGAAACACTGAGAATGAAAT CCCGGAGACGCAGGACAGGCCTGACTCACCTGGCCTCACCTGCTTGTCCTTGAAGAGCGACCGTTCTAAACTGCAGACCATCACCTTTAACAATGGAGGAAACACTGAGAATGAAAT ACCATTAAAAGACAAAAGGTCGGACTCAGGTGATTCCAGTCTGTCCTTCAGCAGTTTGGCTCCATCTACTCATTCTGAGGACAAGCCCACCCAAAT GTATAAAGGCCATCGGGAGAGGTCAGAAGTTCTGAGTAGACGACCTTCCAGGGACCTGGACTCTGTATTCAAT GTTCTCGAAGAAAAAATCATCACATTTGTGAGGAACGAGCTGAAGGCACTCAAGGAAGATCTGTGGCCAGAATCTTCACAAGTCCCCAAGAATCAGAGACGTGAGGATGAAGTAGTGGATGGTAAAGAGGCAGGGCAGAGACACGCCGACAAAGACAATTTTCTTAAGATCACACTGAGTTTTCTGAGGCAAATGAAGCAGGATCAGCTGGCAGACTCTCTGCAGAGAA AGTCTCTCGCTGTCATATGTCAACGTAACCTCAAGTCAAACTTGAGGAAAAAGTTCCAGTGTTTGTTTGAGGGGGTTCCCAAAGCCGGAGAGCCCAGATTTCTGAATGAAATCTACACAGAGCTCAGCATCTCGCAGGCCTGCGGTGAAGAGGTCAAAGATCTACAAGAGTTTGGGGACATAGAAGCATCACGGACAACACAAAGTGCACCAACATCGGCCACATGTGAGAAAATGTTTAGTCCTTTGTTTGGACCAGATGGATCAGTTAGAACTCTACTGACAAAGGGAGTGGCCGGCATTGGTAAAACTGTGCTCACACAGAAGTTCATCctggactgggctgaggagaaAGTCAACCAAGGAATACAGCTCATCTTTCCATTCACTTTTCGAGAGCTCAATTTgatgaaagagaggaagtgCAGTTTGGTAGAACTTCTTCATCGCTTCTTCGTTGAAACCAAAGAGGCCGAAATCTGCAGATTTGAAGACTTTCaggttttgttcatttttgacGGTCTAGACGAATGTCGCCTCCATCTGGACTTCCGCAACAGCCAGATCGTGACTGACGCCATGGAGGGAACCTCAGTTGAAGTGCTGCTGACAAACCTGATTAAAGGGACGCTCCTCCCTACTGCACGCCTCTGTATAACCACCAGACCTGCAGCCGCCAGTCAGATCCCCCCTGAATTCATTGACATGGTGGCAGAGGTGAGGGGGTTTGGTGAGCTGCAGAAGCAGGAGTACTTCCACAAGAAGGTAAAGAAGCGGGAGCAGGCCAGAAGAATCATCTCCCACATTGAGACATCGCGAAGCCTCCAGATCATGTGCCGtgtcccagttttctgctggatcagcGCTGAAGTTCTAGATCATCTGCTGAAAACTCAAGACATAGGCAATTTTCCACAAACGCTGACAAACATGTACCTCCACTTTCTGGTAGTCCAGACCACAAAGGCGAATGAAAAATATCACACAAGTGTGCCTACAGATGCTCTCTGGAACCAAGAGACCAAGAAGACAATTTTCACACTGGGAAAACTTGCTTTTGACAATCTAGAGAAAGGAAACATTGTCTTCTATCAGTCCGACCTGGAAACATGTGGGATTGACACAAAAGCGGTCTTGATCTACTCGGGCCTTCTCACAGACATGGCCGATGACAGGACCAGACTGAAACAGGAgaaggtgttttgttttgtacatCTGAGCATCCAGGAGTTCCTTGCGGCACTCTATGTCCTCCTGACATTCATCAACAATGGCATCGATCTACTGAGAAAAAAACAGTTCCCCCCTGAACCGTGTGTACCTTTACAATTCAAAACAAACCTTAAAAAGCTCTTCCAGACGGCCATTAACAAGGCTCTGCACTGTCCAAACGGCGACCTGGACCTGTTTGTCCGCTTTCTTCTGGGTCTTTCGCTGGACACCAACCAGTCTGTTTTAAGAGGCCTTCTGCTGAAGGCAGGGAGTACGTCACAGATCAAAAAAGATCTTGTAAAGTACATCAAGAAGAAACTTGGTGAATGTCCTTCTCCTGAGAGAAGCATTTATCTGTTAGAGTGTTTGAATGAGCTGAATGACcagtctctggaggaggagatccagcaGAGCATCAGACCGGGACGCATCTTTGAGAACCAGCCTTCTCCATCTCAGTGGTCTGCAGTTGCATTCATTCTGCTCTCATCTCAGCAACAGCTGGACATCTTTGACTTGAGGACGTTCTCTGCTTCAGATGAGGGCCTCCTCTGGCTCCGCCCAGTGGTCGAAGCCTCAAAGAGGGCTGT GTTGAGTGACTCCAGCCTGTCGTCAAAAAGCTGCCAAGCTCTTGTGCCTGTTCTCTCCTCGAAGAACTGCAGTCTGAGAGAGTTGGACCTGAGTAACAATGACCTATACGATGCAGGCGTGACGCTGCTCTCGGTTGGACTCACCAGTCCAAACTGTAGACTGGAAACACTCAG ACTATCGGGATGTCACATTGGAGAAACAGGCTGTAAAAacctggctctggctctggaaTCCAACCCGGCCCACCTGAGAGAGTTGGACTTGAGCTTCAATCACCCGGGAGACTCAGCACTGGAGCTGCTTTCTGCTGCAGTAAAAAACCCACGCTGGAAACTGGAAACTCTCAA GACTGATCATTGCGGGAGCTGCCGAATGAGACCTTCACCCCGCCAGT TTTTCTGTCAGTTTTCACTGGACCCAAACACAGCAGCCACAAATCTCATGTTGTCAGAAAACAACAGACATGCAGCACTTGTGAAAGAAAAGCAGCCGTATCCGGATCACCCAGACAGGTTCTTCAATTGGACTCAGGTGTTGACTACAGAAGGAGTGACTGGGCGCCGTTACTGGGAAGTTAAGTGGAACGGAAGGGTGAACATAGGTGTGGCCTATAGCAGAACGAGGAAGAGCAGGGATGACTATGATTGCTGCCTGGGACGCACCGCCCAGTCGTGgtgtctcctcttctctgcccaGGGTTGCACTGCATGGCACAATAACATCCCCACCAACGTTTCACAAGCACCCAGTCGCTCTGGCAGGGTGGGGGTCTATATGGACTGGTCCGCTGGCATCGTGTCGTTCtactctctcccctcctctgggATCAGAACCCAGGTCCACCTCTACACCTTCCACTCAACATTCACTGAGCCACTCTTCCCCGCATTTGGTTTTGAACACTTGTGTGACTTTGGAACAGAGTCGCGGTTCAGTTTACCTGCCGCAGATTGA
- the LOC130518910 gene encoding hatching enzyme 1.2-like isoform X1, with protein MTTIVIPFLLLILTLTAVPPSAAQDEIEDESSDVTEIIAKVNENIEQGIEHGDVAIPRVRNADPCTATGCKWPKSGRYVYVPIVISSSYSTSQRNIIIRALLTFHQRTCIRFVWRRWWHRNYLYFFSGSGCWSYIGRQRRGQAVSLKAQGCLYTGTVQHEVLHALGFHHEQARSDRDTYITILTQNIQSGAIGNFAKVQTNNLGTPYDYNSVMHYSKYAFSSNGQPTLIAKSDPNQVLGSRYMSANDVARVNRLYQCCESITY; from the exons ATGACCACCATTGTGATtccgtttctcctcctcatcctcactttGACAGCCGTTCCTCCA AGTGCAGCCCAGGATGAAATTGAAG ACGAGTCTTCGGATGTTACCGAGATCATCGCAAAGGTTAACGAAAACATAG AACAAGGAATTGAGCACGGCGACGTTGCCATTCCCCGAGTCAGGAATGCAGACCCCTGCACTGCCACGGGATGCAAATGGCCTAAAAGTGGAAGATATGTCTACGTTCCTATAGTTATCTCCTCTTCATACT CAACCTCGCAGCGTAACATCATCATTCGTGCCCTGTTGACTTTCCATCAACGCACCTGCATCCGCTTTGTCTGGAGGAGATGGTGGCACAGAAACTACCTGTACTTCTTCTCTGGAAGCGG GTGTTGGTCCTACATCGGTCGCCAGAGACGAGGACAGGCGGTCTCTCTGAAGGCTCAGGGCTGCTTGTACACCGGCACGGTGCAGCACGAAGTTCTCCACGCGCTCGGCTTCCACCATGAACAGGCCCGCTCTGACAGGGACACCTATATCACCATTCTCACCCAGAACATTCAGTCAG GAGCAATTGGAAACTTTGCCAAGGTGCAGACGAACAACTTGGGTACTCCCTATGACTACAACTCTGTCATGCATTACAGCAA GTACGCCTTCTCCAGCAATGGCCAGCCGACTCTCATCGCTAAGTCCGACCCAAACCAAGTCCTGGGATCGCGGTACATGAGCGCCAATGACGTCGCGCGCGTCAACAGACTCTACCAATGCTGTGAGTCAATCACCTATTAA